The following are encoded together in the Brassica napus cultivar Da-Ae chromosome A9, Da-Ae, whole genome shotgun sequence genome:
- the LOC106363260 gene encoding uncharacterized protein LOC106363260, which translates to MAILTDGDSEGENPSGGDGGGGSASTGTKEGDLLRVSLMDSEAREVQGGTSNIVKAGTQGENEGGRTGATVGSPISIKDGASKTNSPWLKNSQAGPSVPVIEVVGGVASMQIPEDIFDESELLWKSFVVGYFIGDAPHIGSVHATVNRIWSTPKDGSKIDVQFIEKNTVLFRIDNSQMRTRVLQRKYWHIANVPLVVNVWSPESALNPPDLTSMPLWVDLCGVPNDLYSHKGLKCLTRAVGRFVKLHPNTERCIRLDVARVLTEVNLHEPLVEKITFKDKEGVEREIGVNFPWLPPRCTVCRKWGHKAQDCTGKEVKLLKKPEEEEKGTQVEILADVEKDVGLNDRALSDLLQDLEAITPRPAICASSNDLETDINHKTLDEQHLQAREKAQGIQLIEPTTEAFHTNDTCGWENAHGGRKGTEIGGNQSHQEVLQNQRADGKGIAVSPSRFSPLQDIVEDEEEEEEEEEILKEVEDGEIVDSKAAGKKVQRTQAVSSRRSVAVGKQARGKVARSKDLLIWFCWSNDVIVTKLHMSAQVITCAIQIPSTGEQFICSAIYAFNTVGERMTLWEELRGTKAAYCHLKLPWIILGDFNATLSSSEHSRAMDYRGDQIGMRHFQEAITDCMVTDLPYTGALFTWWNKRVEDPIGKKLDRALVNSEWLSHYPQASAQFDAGGVSDHARCVIRVTGAVNQARKPFRFFNYLTEHPDFLATVKDVWDNTEPIYHSRSALSRFHKKLKLLKQPLRALNKTHYGDLPARTKQAYEELCNCQNTVLQDPSPENIARAAAAEEKWNRLARVEEKFYMQKSCVRWLQVGDQNTRFFHSVVQTRAARNTIRSLVNGQGEVLTSDQDIKKEAVSHFQTFLQSQDATLEETSVASLQELLTYRCSNETAAALACPVTAKEIYQALQALPNGKVSGPDGFTKEFFVAAWSIIGREFIVAVQSFFLFGFMPTGVNATILSLIPKTTNAQTMKEYRPIACCNFLYKVISKVLANRLKIIFPEAIEANQCAFITDRLLLENVLLASELVSGYHRSVTEAKCAIKFDISKAFDTVKWSFITSVLLAMGLPPQFVNWIRLCITTAAFSVSVNGSLEGFFTSARGIRQGCSLSPYLYVILNNVLSKLLNKAAAAGEFAYHPQCEGVKLTHLSFADDILVFTKGTTGSLMGVLEVMKRFARMSGLHINVAKSSIFASGHNISDLLAAAESLNIGVGTLPIRYLGMPLTTKTLTSHDYEPLIDKIRSRMLCWSNKTLSFAGRLQLIKSVIASMVNFWSQAFILPAKCLDKIESMCSAFLWSGSPTQTHKAKVSWDDLCVPKEEGGLGIRKLRETNRVFALKLIWRLFTQPTSLWVSWVKHYLLKYNSFWDVRDDTKGSWIWRKLLKLRDVAYEFLRFDIQDGNNCHFWFDDWLGQGKLIDITGPTGTTYLGIRRHAKVSDAVTLEEWSIRGSRSRRFHELRNSILQREPPQPENGKDIVLWKHGSDDYRDHYSAASTWEQVRSRRPTVEWSRVIWFTQGVPRFSFITWLAVKNRLSTGDRMRQWGMVQSCELCGERDETRDHLFFACPYSYTVWESLARRLIGISINPDWQWTLHRIQRMSQGKADTVLVKLLLQTTIYHIWRERNGRRHQQSRVTTDHMRRRIDKAVRNRISSLKYSQSESKWVFQKCIWSNGECGVFFVSLYDLRDGEKRLLTFRLNTGACDRISAVTLQREFMRETTVADGCCDEHVAKDVGLGKAIEEMIPSGEGDKLFWAHWMDVLGYSLNAFRFSNLSFVDGR; encoded by the exons ATGGCGATTCTTACGGACGGCGATTCTGAAGGCGAAAACCCTAGTGGAGGCGATGGTGGCGGAGGCTCAGCCTCGACAGGCACAAAGGAAGGGGATCTGTTACGTGTTTCACTGATGGATTCCGAGGCGAGAGAAGTGCAAGGCGGGACTTCGAATATCGTTAAGGCGGGGACGCAAGGGGAGAATGAGGGAGGGAGAACGGGGGCTACGGTTGGGTCTCCGATCTCCATTAAGGATGGTGCCAGTAAGACTAATTCTCCATGGTTGAAGAATAGTCAGGCTGGTCCTTCGGTACCGGTAATTGAAGTTGTCGGAGGAGTGGCTTCGATGCAAATTCCAGAGGATATCTTTGATGAGTCTGAATTGCTGTGGAAGTCATTTGTAGTAGGCTATTTCATTGGAGATGCCCCTCATATTGGCTCAGTGCACGCGACTGTGAATCGCATTTGGTCTACACCCAAAGATGGATCAAAGATTGATGTGCAGTTTATTGAGAAGAATACTGTTCTGTTTCGTATTGATAACAGTCAGATGAGGACTCGTGTGTTACAGAGGAAATATTGGCACATTGCAAATGTTCCATTAGTGGTAAACGTTTGGTCTCCGGAGTCGGCACTCAACCCTCCTGACCTGACTTCAATGCCGCTATGGGTTGATTTGTGTGGAGTTCCAAATGATCTTTACTCACATAAAGGTCTGAAGTGTCTGACAAGAGCAGTAGGGCGTTTTGTTAAGCTGCATCCAAACACGGAGAGATGTATTCGGTTGGATGTAGCGCGTGTTCTGACTGAAGTGAATCTTCATGAACCTTTGGTGGAAAAGATCACTTTTAAAGATAAGGAAGGAGTGGAAAGAGAGATTGGGGTGAACTTCCCTTGGCTTCCACCTCGATGTACTGTGTGTAGGAAATGGGGGCATAAGGCACAAGACTGTACTGGAAAGGAAGTCAAACTGCTGAAgaaaccagaagaagaagagaaagggaCGCAAGTAGAGATATTGGCTGATGTTGAAAAGGATGTTGGGTTGAATGATAGGGCTCTAAGTGATCTTCTTCAGGATCTGGAAGCGATCACTCCTCGACCTGCTATATGTGCTTCATCCAATGATTTGGAAACTGATATCAATCATAAGACCTTAGATGAGCAGCATTTACAGGCTAGAGAAAAGGCACAAGGGATCCAGTTGATTGAGCCGACCACCGAAGCATTTCACACTAATGACACGTGTGGTTGGGAAAATGCTCATGGAGGGAGGAAAGGGACAGAAATAGGTGGTAATCAGAGCCACCAGGAAGTACTGCAAAATCAACGTGCAGATGGAAAAGGAATTGCAGTTTCACCATCCAGATTTAGTCCTCTACAAGATATCGTAGAggatgaagaggaggaggaagaggaagaagagatatTAAAAGAAGTTGAGGATGGGGAGATCGTGGATAGTAAAGCAGCAGGAAAGAAAGTTCAGAGAACGCAAGCAGTGAGTAGTAGGCGTTCCGTAGCGGTTGGGAAGCAAGCGAGGGGCAAGGTTGCCCGTTCTAAGGATCTACT AATTTGGTTTTGCTGGTCTAATGATGTTATAGTTACGAAGCTGCATATGAGTGCACAAGTTATTACCTGTGCTATTCAAATTCCAAGCACAGGTGAGCAGTTTATTTGCTCAGCGATATATGCTTTCAACACAGTTGGCGAGAGAATGACACTATGGGAAGAGCTGAGGGGTACTAAGGCGGCTTACTGTCATCTCAAATTACCGTGGATAATTTTGGGGGATTTTAATGCCACACTCTCTTCTAGTGAGCATTCTCGGGCTATGGATTACAGAGGTGATCAGATAGGGATGAGACACTTTCAGGAGGCGATAACTGATTGTATGGTCACGGATCTGCCATATACAGGGGCTCTTTTTACATGGTGgaataaaagagttgaagaCCCGATTGGGAAAAAGTTAGATAGAGCTCTGGTTAATAGTGAATGGCTGAGCCATTATCCTCAGGCTTCTGCACAGTTTGATGCTGGGGGAGTCTCTGATCACGCCAGATGTGTGATACGGGTGACAGGTGCTGTGAATCAAGCTCGAAAACCATTCCGGTTCTTTAACTACCTCACAGAACATCCAGATTTCCTAGCTACGGTTAAGGACGTATGGGATAATACAGAGCCTATTTACCATTCGAGGTCAGCCCTCTCTAGGTTTCATAAGAAGCTTAAACTCCTCAAACAGCCTCTGCGGGCATTGAACAAGACACACTATGGGGATTTACCAGCGCGAACTAAGCAGGCCTATGAAGAGTTGTGTAACTGTCAGAACACAGTGCTACAAGATCCTAGTCCTGAAAACATAGCTAGAGCAGCAGCAGCAGAAGAGAAGTGGAATAGATTAGCTCGCGTTGAGGAGAAATTTTACATGCAAAAATCTTGTGTTCGTTGGCTACAAGTGGGAGATCAAAACACAAGATTTTTTCACTCAGTGGTGCAGACAAGGGCTGCTCGAAACACGATCAGAAGCTTGGTTAATGGGCAGGGAGAAGTGCTCACATCTGATCAGGATATTAAAAAAGAGGCAGTTTCTCACTTTCAGACATTCTTGCAGAGCCAGGATGCTACATTGGAGGAAACTTCAGTTGCTTCCCTTCAGGAGTTATTAACATACCGGTGCTCAAATGAAACTGCAGCGGCGCTGGCTTGCCCTGTTACAGCGAAGGAAATATATCAGGCTCTCCAAGCTTTACCTAACGGCAAGGTCTCCGGTCcagatggcttcaccaaagagTTCTTCGTGGCAGCTTGGTCTATTATAGGCAGGGAATTCATTGTGGCGGTGCAATCCTTTTTTCTCTTCGGCTTCATGCCTACTGGTGTTAATGCTACAATCCTCTCTCTCATACCGAAGACAACGAATGCACAGACAATGAAGGAGTATAGACCAATAGCCTGCTGTAACTTCTTGTACAAGGTTATCTCCAAAGTACTTGCTAATAGACTCAAAATCATATTCCCGGAAGCCATTGAAGCCAACCAATGTGCTTTCATCACAGATCGTTTATTATTGGAGAATGTTTTGCTTGCCTCAGAACTAGTTAGTGGCTATCACAGATCAGTGACCGAAGCGAAGTGTGCTATCAAGTTTGACATATCCAAGGCCTTTGATACAGTGAAATGGTCTTTCATCACCTCGGTTCTGCTTGCCATGGGTTTGCCTCCTCAGTTTGTCAATTGGATCCGGCTCTGCATCACTACTGCGGCTTTTTCAGTGTCTGTTAATGGAAGTCTGGAGGGTTTTTTCACTAGTGCTAGAGGAATACGGCAGGGTTGCTCACTCTCACCATATCTCTATGTTATACTGAACAATGTGCTTTCTAAGCTCTTGAACaaagcagcagcagcaggtGAGTTTGCTTATCATCCGCAGTGTGAGGGAGTTAAGCTCACGCATCTGAGTTTTGCTGATGATATATTAGTATTCACCAAGGGCACAACGGGTTCACTTATGGGCGTTCTGGAGGTTATGAAAAGATTCGCTCGAATGTCTGGTCTCCACATTAATGTGGCTAAGTCTTCTATATTCGCATCAGGGCATAATATCAGTGACCTACTTGCTGCAGCAGAATCGTTAAATATTGGAGTGGGCACACTACCTATTCGCTACCTCGGCATGCCACTGACGACTAAGACACTTACCAGCCATGACTACGAGCCATTGATAGATAAAATCAGAAGTAGAATGCTCTGCTGGTCCAACAAAACTCTATCGTTTGCAGGACGACTACAGCTGATTAAATCAGTCATAGCCAGTATGGTCAATTTTTGGAGTCAGGCATTCATACTGCCTGCGAAATGTCTTGATAAGATAGAGAGTATGTGTAGTGCCTTCCTCTGGTCAGGCTCACCAACACAAACTCATAAAGCAAAGGTCAGTTGGGATGATTTGTGTGTTCCAAAAGAGGAGGGAGGTCTTGGAATCCGGAAGCTGCGGGAGACGAACAGAGTATTTGCTCTGAAACTCATTTGGCGTCTCTTCACTCAACCTACTTCACTGTGGGTGAGCTGGGTTAAGCATTATTTGCTCAAATATAATTCATTCTGGGATGTAAGAGATGACACAAAGGGATCTTGGATATGGAGGAAGTTACTCAAATTGAGAGATGTGGCTTATgaatttttgaggtttgatattCAAGATGGCAACAACTGTCACTTTTGGTTTGATGATTGGTTGGGGCAAGGGAAGCTGATCGACATCACAGGTCCTACAGGCACTACTTATTTGGGCATTAGGAGACACGCTAAGGTTAGCGATGCTGTTACATTGGAAGAGTGGAGCATACGAGGAAGTAGAAGCCGTAGGTTCCACGAGCTGAGAAATAGTATCTTACAAAGAGAACCTCCGCAACCAGAGAACGGCAAGGACATAGTATTGTGGAAGCATGGGAGTGATGATTACAGAGATCATTACTCTGCGGCTAGTACGTGGGAGCAAGTGAGGTCTAGGAGGCCTACAGTCGAGTGGAGTCGAGTAATCTGGTTCACACAAGGGGTCCCACGATTCTCATTCATAACTTGGCTAGCAGTGAAGAATAGACTATCAACTGGTGATCGTATGAGACAATGGGGAATGGTACAGAGTTGTGAACTTTgtggagagagagatgaaacGCGTGATCATTTGTTCTTCGCATGTCCTTATTCCTACACAGTGTGGGAGAGTCTGGCTAGGAGACTTATTGGCATCAGCATCAATCCGGATTGGCAATGGACACTGCATCGCATACAAAGAATGAGTCAAGGGAAAGCTGATACTGTTTTGGTGAAGCTTTTGTTGCAGACCACAATTTACCACATTTGGAGAGAAAGGAATGGGAGGCGTCATCAGCAAAGCAGAGTCACCACTGATCATATGCGTCGGCGCATTGATAAGGCAGTGAGAAACAGAATCTCATCACTCAAATACAG TCAATCGGAATCGAAATGGGTGTTTCAGAAATGCATTTGGAGTAACGGCGAGTGCGGCGTCTTCTTCGTTAGTCTCTACGATCTGCGCGACGGCGAGAAGAGATTGCTGACGTTTCGGCTGAACACCGGGGCGTGCGATCGGATTTCGGCGGTTACGCTTCAGAGAGAGTTTATGAGAGAGACGACGGTTGCGGATGGATGTTGCGACGAACACGTGGCGAAGGATGTGGGGTTAGGTAAGGCGATAGAGGAGATGATTCCGAGTGGGGAAGGGGATAAACTGTTTTGGGCGCATTGGATGGACGTGCTGGGTTACTCGCTGAATGCATTCCGGTTCTCGAATTTGAGTTTCGTGGATGGACGCTGA